One Nematostella vectensis chromosome 10, jaNemVect1.1, whole genome shotgun sequence genomic window carries:
- the LOC5517736 gene encoding cytoskeleton-associated protein 2-like: MADKKTSTQRHSVKTQDSMRERLEKWRQEKQRKREVQNTANNRATTSGLKRTLLASKERRKPLQVSNAVPKPPCTCKPEVSVQHRRAESMTMTSSTKKKNVGNITNMGKNTTRDGQNGNLQRLSERIQAANEKRDSLVKSNMYKKEKAMNKKPAPKISKGMTYTKPKEVKKKQSDNARKPDKNLTHNPTKKIQALKRSSPTSLSYPQKDWLSKKPKNQDIHTRYKQQSFESKKNMFHLKKEQKQLLENQTQVVSDPGWNAEIKGTASAYFQVNNEIQQDENTESTSQKDENIESTCQKSTSHQDKNIKSTSQQDKNIKSTSQQEVKGVDMDNPFPVHVAVSQTPAAVRSYMNKSMSMRERLELWRQEKGKTPKPPKTPSTAKRARPSSYVMQGPFSDGSSKKALNKSFQEIPDLDEFETMSCDNVEKQPISDKLREKLQDCYDRLLKDEHCDESVASELDDLQGLYACALLCAEFWVCRAKIAERQGDDGRVVCFFEQALVFRAEPESLLKNAVTEYMAKKKGHQQVIDQDDEIVFSLPDDEKDAPPPNVQTPDPAARPKAPTVDDVPSSVVKYSVTKATPFKSRLQACERSVITPVRRSARLERRSISYPAMLQDHDLVVANLGDLSEDTRKEAVYKPNFAVEAELNEAWKEMWEAEL, from the exons ATGGCGGATAAAAAGACGTCTACTCAAAGACATTCAGTCAAAACACAAG ATTCCATGCGGGAACGGCTAGAGAAATGGCGTCAAGAAAAGCAACGAAAGAGGGAAGTTCAAAACACTGCGAACAACAGAGCAACGACGAGCGGATTGAAAAGAACGTTGTTAGCATCGAAGGAGAGAAGGAAACCTCTCCAAGTTAGCAATGCAGTCCCAAAACCGCCTTGTACTTGTAAGCCCGAAGTATCAGTACAACATCGGAGGGCAGAATCGATGACAATGACGAGTTCCACGAAGAAAAAGAACGTTGGAAATATCACCAACATGGGCAAGAATACTACAAGAGACGGGCAAAACGGCAATTTGCAGAG GTTGAGTGAAAGAATCCAAGCTGCCAATGAAAAGAGGGACAGCTTAGTGAAATCAAAT ATGTACAAAAAGGAAAAGGCAATGAATAAGAAACCAGCCCCAAAGATTTCTAAGGGCATGACTTATACTAAGCCAAAAGAAGTGAAAAAGAAGCAATCAGACAATGCAAGAAAACCAGACAA aAACTTAACACATAACCCAACTAAAAAGATCCAGGCATTGAAAAGATCTAGTCCAACCAGTTTGTCTTATCCACAAAAAGATTGGCTAAGCAAGAAACCAAAGAACCAAGATATTCACACAAG GTACAAGCAGCAAAGCTTCGaatcaaagaaaaacatgtttcatttaaagaaagaacaaaaacagcTACTGGAAAACCAAACCCAAGTTGTTAGTGATCCCGGGTGGAATGCAGAAATAAAGGGAACAGCATCAGCATATTTCCAAGTCAACAATGAAATTCAGCAAGATGAAAACACAGAGAGTACATCTCAGAAAGATGAAAATATTGAGAGCACATGTCAGAAGAGTACATCTCATCaagataaaaatatcaaaagtacATCTCAACaagataaaaatatcaaaagtacATCTCAGCAAGAAGTGAAGGGTGTTGACATGGATAATCCTTTCCCTGTGCACGTTGCTGTTTCTCAAACACCAGCTGCGGTGAGGTCATACATGAACAAGTCCATGTCCATGAG AGAGCGCCTGGAATTGTGGAGACAAGAAAAGGG AAAAACACCCAAACCTCCCAAAACACCATCAACTGCAAAGAGAGCAAGACCCTCTAGCTATGTGATGCAGGGACCATTTAGTGATGGTTCAAGCAAGAAAGCCCTTAACAAGAGCTTCCAGGAAATCCCAGACCTGGATGAGTTTGAAACCATGAGCTGTGATAATGTTGAGAAACAGCCTATCTCCGATAAGCTGAGAGAGAAACTCCAAGACTGCTATGATAGGCTCCTCAAG GACGAACACTGTGATGAATCCGTGGCCTCTGAGTTGGATGACCTGCAGGGCTTGTACGCATGCGCGTTGCTGTGTGCAGAGTTCTGGGTTTGCCGGGCAAAGATTGCTGAGCGCCAAGGGGATGACGGGAGAGTTGTGTGCTTCTTCGAACAGGCGCTGGTCTTTAGGGCAGAG CCTGAGTCTCTACTGAAGAACGCGGTAACCGAGTACATGGCCAAGAAGAAGGGACATCAGCAAG tTATTGATCAAGATGACGAGATCGTATTTTCTCTTCCTGATGACGAAAAAGATGCTCCACCGCCTAACGTCCAGACCCCCGATCCGGCTGCTCGTCCAAAGGCACCTACTGTTGATGACGTTCCTTCCTCGGTGGTCAAGTATAGCGTCACTAAGGCAACGCCATTCAAAAGCAG ACTGCAGGCATGCGAGCGTTCGGTCATCACCCCAGTGCGGCGGTCTGCAAGACTCGAAAGACGCAGCATCAGCTATCCCGCCATGCTCCAGGATCACGACCTGGTCGTTGCCAACCTCGGTGATCTATCGGAAGATACTCGGAAGGAAGCCGTCTACAAGCCGAACTTCGCCGTCGAGGCCGAGCTCAATGAGGCTTGGAAGGAAATGTGGGAAGCTGAGCTCTGA
- the LOC5517783 gene encoding V-type proton ATPase 16 kDa proteolipid subunit c, with the protein MSDGDQPSYVAFFGVMGATAAMVFSALGAAYGTAKSGTGIAAMSVMRPELIMKSIIPVVMAGIIAIYGLVVAVLIGSSISKDYTLYKSFLDLGAGLSVGLSGLAAGFAIGIVGDAGVRGTAQQPRLFVGMILILIFAEVLGLYGLIVALILTTKNS; encoded by the exons ATGTCTGACGGAGACCAGCCATCCTACGTAGCTTTTTTTGGTGTAATGGGGGCGACGGCCGCTATGGTTTTTAGTG CCCTAGGAGCAGCTTACGGAACAGCGAAAAGCGGTACAGGGATCGCAGCGATGAGTGTGATGAGACCAGAGCTGATCATGAAGTCCATTATTCCAGTCGTTATGGCTGGTATTATCGCCATTTATGGCCTGGTCGTAGCAGTTCTTATTGGAAGCTCAA TCAGCAAAGATTACACTCTTTACAA GAGCTTCCTCGATCTAGGCGCTGGTCTGAGCGTTGGGCTGAGTGGTCTTGCAGCAGGTTTTGCCATCGGCATAGTCGGTGATGCAGGTGTCAGAGGTACAGCCCAGCAGCCACGTCTGTTTGTCGGCATGATCCTCATCCTTATCTTTGCTGAAGTCCTGGGATTGTACGGCCTGATCGTAGCCCTAATTCTCACTACCAAGAACTCTTAG